One genomic region from Neospora caninum Liverpool complete genome, chromosome V encodes:
- a CDS encoding Hypothetcial protein, related encodes MSRREESSSPRTGPPDIRPSDPATRAVEAILPATAAQLSTFETLQQDRQSHNAAEFADLLQTDLAVPAELPLRSFSSRQIGQHFTHERATRGEQVGARDRPIRGSPESRYNSTVERSAFVSPSCPSLPPTVPPNSADHSTGESAISDGDSRRSWISSFVPWHPRKGPVAQAAVGAEDEENEVAANDEDYAEDASDQEDDPGNVLFADDGAGTPVGTDDSERSRRPELKVSRVLERRARCEASGAGRRNAVYASDRTPLREGEALDGNRQAPTGADFVLRRVGSFCPPLNRHTSSEQILDAGRGHAHGNEGDTALKRSWTGPADELCASRGDDGEGGAESRETRRRLRWAAGDGTPFAAFPAPVAGALKGDRHGAVRNPAHAGLLESRDFVASNSFPAHVPVLLNPRRNASDGALTRGCPRTAYDGLKRRPTRGGVRPWKSQGIASPPRPASSTSIGSGSRAQASPAELFQAVRRGLYRQAIGEFRAGPIYRNVAGIFTERGALTRRELEREFVYRTATYAASNHSRAHLQALQETVTRMSGGMQLEVLPHDVSWAEQNPAIASRSPEEVARLSDLLEYPRMLSTLDEETVNWLGRERNRGYWFERLCLYILSVTVLVSTQSMEDLFAEVIKYECAGWIFFIYAAALFLVCLPIMAFELAIGEATRASTPYAYWSLCKRARGLGIFMCLIVLFCDIVPFSRRPAECLVYLVESFRPVQPWRLTDQEVRDCRQFGMNEALCNSRSYCVFSEERGYCVPYNLGKSAVMYSQRFGCRRESSRLSPYHLFASLNSLSLSAPGLVPRTAAMAAAARIAPGPASLSGTPLGDTVRDRSLGSLSRGDVGADAANARGDSDSPAARGSQAPEREGEEETQPEEQAEPRAPKPQREEDGSEQRGDEPNNENAPMETEREEAGALNQRERSENGGEEETETSKQGGNTKLTRGKNASSDIYYWGGDGPDFHLLCGIAAAWLLASYLYILGGSTLSIVCAGVLSLWAVLALGEIGFNERIRHHFFSGVHVFRSPQIFRAIGSPSLWTTAILTAARDLWVGVGLFCTLGARARVGQNVMAEATGATVTSIAASLAKSLAVASAICFAAKPLGISANLILRDAPSAHIFIVYPVAVFLNEPFERIMATAVYTGATILLTATLSLLVLVLVKALQECALCGQSWKHRTPFLLVFFLFLLSLPQATFNGRYVVALLRKYVGAAGHLWCCLGICVFVGWCHGLREQSRFLGQAAVYLYAILNWSSMLALAALWVLFESPAAFCAYWVGSAVVCVASAYVLAVCAPMLQDLWEAKKKSRDPETGKRRAPASHNAHALTVQDRMWWLMIGNTEVLRLEFARVISGHASVCGFTVLWSICIKWLAPCALVPSVISLALHHCQLFLRESMQDSLHAASFGLACAVWAIAGLAFLYCLFWPNGIRGLHRFPSQRLLPLSKLPDNLGPALGTPTSGYHPRLLFAEFYKDACSPTARLMAYMYCAKADNLLTCLQERADLDGAGSPSAPGGSPEALSLLHFLFGAPSRLTERSCAAAAKPRPTSRLSSLSPRSMDAGTHLSPAVKPKNSFRSACPSFSPKERLDPTSPCYSAASTVARSVTRRFSHMPLYARRKGGLSCQPSRTAACEKQRKAPPAELS; translated from the exons ATGTccaggcgagaggagagctCCTCGCCGAGGACCGGGCCGCCGGACATTCGCCCGTCGGACCCAGCCACGCGTGCTGTGGAGGCGATTCTGCCTGCAACGGCGGCGCAGCTTTCGACCTTCGAAACGCTTCAGCAAGATCGCCAGAGCCACAATGCAGCGGAGTTCGCCGACCTGCTTCAGACGGACTTGGCGGTGCCTGCGGAACTGCCTCTCCGttcgttctcttcgcgcCAAATCGGCCAGCATTTCACGCACGAAAGAGCCACACGCGGTGAACAGGTCGGCGCCCGCGACCGCCCGATTCGCGGATCGCCGGAAAGTCGATACAACTCCACCGTGGAGCGCAgtgccttcgtctctccctcgtgcCCGTCTCTACCCCCGACCGTGCCTCCTAACTCGGCTGACCACTCGACAGGCGAGTCGGCGATTTCCGACGGCGATTCTCGGCGATCGTGGAtctcctctttcgttccGTGGCACCCTCGCAAAGGCCCTGTGGCGCAAGCGGCAGTGGGggccgaagacgaggaaaatgAAGTTGCGGCAAATGACGAGGACTACGCAGAGGACGCCTCCGACCAGGAGGACGATCCGGGGAATGTGCTCTTTGCCGACGACGGAGCGGGCACGCCGGTTGGAACGGATGACAGCGAGCGTTCGAGGCGACCGGAGCTGAAGGTCTCACGCGTGTTGGAGAGGCGCGCTCGCTGCGAGGCGTCTGGTGCGGGAAGGCGGAATGCGGTGTATGCGTCAGACCGCACGCCTCTGCGGGAGGGTGAGGCTCTCGACGGAAACAGGCAGGCGCCAACGGGGGCTGATTTTGTTCTTCGGCGCGTCGGTTCATTCTGCCCGCCTCTGAATCGTCACACGTCATCTGAGCAGATCTTAGACGCTGGCCGAGGACATGCGCACGGCAACGAAGGGGATACCGCCCTCAAGCGATCCTGGACAGGGCCCGCCGACGAGTTGTGTGCAAGtcgaggcgacgacggcgaaggcggggctGAGAGCCGTgagacgcgcaggagacTCAGATGGGCCGCAGGCGATGGCACGCCGTTTGCCGCCTTCCCGGCGCCCGTCGCGGGGGCTCTgaaaggcgacagacacGGTGCAGTGCGAAATCCAGCGCACGCAGGCCTCCTCGAGAGCCGAGACTTTGTCGCTTCCAACAGCTTCCCAGCACACGTTCCTGTGTTGCTGAATCCACGGCGAAACGCCTCGGACGGAGCCCTGACGCGTGGGTGCCCCCGGACCGCGTACGACGGCCTGAAGCGCCGACCTACGCGGGGAGGCGTTCGCCCTTGGAAGTCTCAGGGCatcgcttcgccgcctcggcctgcTTCTTCGACAAGCATCGGCAGCGGCTCTCGGGCGCAGGCGAGTCCCGCCGAGCTCTTCCAGGCCGTGCGTCGCGGGCTGTATCGGCAGGCGATAGGCGAGTTTCGAGCGGGGCCCATTTACCGGAATGTGGCGGGGATTTTcacagagcgaggcgcctTGACCCGGCGGGAGCTGGAGCGCGAATTCGTCTACCGAACGGCCACCTACGCAGCCTCGAACCACAGCCGCGCACACCTCCAGGCGCTGCAGGAGACAGTCACCCGGATGTCGGGGGGCATGCAGCTGGAAGTGCTGCCGCACGACGTTTCGTGGGCTGAGCAGAACCCGGCGATTGCCTCGAGAAGCCCAGAAGAAGTTGCCCGACTTTCCGACCTTCTCGAGTACCCCCGCATGTTGAGTACGctggacgaggagacagtcaaCTGGCTGGGCCGCGAGAGAAATAGGGGCTACTGGTTCGAGCGCCTCTGTCTGTACATCCTCTCCGTGACCGTGCTCGTCAGCACTCAGTCCATGGAAGATCTTTTTGCCGAAGTTATCAAGTACGAATGCGCCGGGTGGATCTTCTTCATCTACGCAgctgctctcttcctcgtctgcctccccaTCATGGCGTTCGAACTTGCTATAGGCGAGGCCACGCGCGCCTCAACCCCGTACGCCTACTGGAGCCTTtgcaaacgcgcgagaggcctAGGCATCTTCATGTGTCTCATCGTCCTGTTCTGCGACATCGTCCCCTTTTCCA GACGCCCGGCCGAGTGTTTGGTATATCTCGTGGAATCGTTTCGTCCCGTCCAGCCGTGGAGGCTAACAGACCAGGAGGTCCGAGACTGCAGACAGTTTGGGATGAATGAGGCGCTATGTAACTCGAGAAGCTAttgcgtcttctcggaaGAACGAGGCTATTGTGTTCCATACAATCTCGGAAAG TCTGCTGTGATGTACAGTCAACGGTTCGGTTGCAGGCGTGAAAGcagccgtctctctccgtaccatctcttcgcttctctcaaTTCCTTGTCGCTTTCTGCGCCTGGCCTCGTTCCTCGGACGGCGGCTATGGCCGCTGCCGCCCGCATCGCCCCCGGCCCGGCGTCTCTTAGTGGCACACCCCTCGGAGACACCGTGCGCGACCGCTCGTTGGGCTCGCTATCTCGAGGGGACGtcggcgccgacgccgcgaacgcgcgcggagacagcgacagcccCGCAGCGCGCGGCTCGCAGGCgccagagcgagaaggcgaggaagaaacacagcCAGAAGAACAAGCTGAACCGAGAGCGCCGAAGccacaaagagaggaagacggaagcgagCAGCGCGGAGACGAACCGAACAATGAAAATGCGCCaatggagacagagagagaggaggcaggggcTCTGAATCAGAGAGAGCGGTCAGAGAatggaggcgaggaggagacggagaccaGCAAGCAGGGAGGAAACACAAAACTCACAAGAGGAAAGAATGCCTCTTCAGATATCTACTACTGGGGAGGCGACGGACCCGATTTTCATCTCCTTTGTGGCATCGCTGCCGCGTGGTTGCTTGCAAGCTACCTGTACATCCTCGGCGGTTCCACCCTGTCCATCG TCTGTGCAGGAGTCTTGAGTTTGTGGGCAGTCCTGGCGCTTGGCGAGATTGGGTTCAACGAACGGATACGCCACCACTTCTTCAGCGGGGTGCACGTGTTCCGGTCCCCGCAAATCTTCCGCGCCATCGGCTCGCCGTCCTTGTGGACGACAGCGATTCTAACTGCCGCGAGAGACCTGTGGGTGGGGGTCGGTCTCTTCTGCACTCTTGGAGCGCGCGCGAG AGTTGGCCAGAACGTGATGGCGGAGGCGACTGGAGCAACGGTGACGAGTATAGCCGCGTCTCTGGCGAAGTCTCTGGCTGTTG CCAGCGCAATCTGCTTCGCCGCGAAGCCTCTTGGTATTTCAGCCAACCTCATTCTGCGAGACGCCCCCTCCGCCCACATCTTTATCGTCTATcccgtcgctgtcttcctcaaTGAACCGTTCGAG CGGATCATGGCAACCGCCGTCTACACGGGGGCGACAATTCTCCTCACAGCGACACTCTCGCTGCTGGTGCTCGTGCTGGTGAAGGCGCTTCAAGAGTGCGCGCTCTGTGGGCAGAGCTGGAAGCACCGCAcaccctttcttctcgtcttcttcctgtttctcctgtctctccctcaaGCTACTTTCAACGGCCGATAT gtcgtcgctctcctcagGAAATACGTCGGCGCCGCAGGCCATCTGTGGTGCTGCCTGGGCATCTGCGTGTTTGTCGGCTGGTGCCACGGCTTGAGGGAACAATCCAGATTCCTCGGGCAAGCAG CCGTCTATCTCTACGCGATCCTCAACTGGTCATCCAtgctcgccctcgcggctcTCTGGGTGCTCTTCGAATCTCCGgcggccttctgcgcctACTGGGTCGGCTCAGCCGTCGTGTGCGTTGCGTCTGCGTACGTGCTCGCGGTGTGTGCGCCGATGCTGCAAGACCTctgggaggcgaagaagaaatccAGGGATCcagaaacagggaaacgTCGCGCACCGGCCTCGCATAATGCCCACGCGCTCACTGTTCAG GACCGCATGTGGTGGTTAATGATCGGGAACACGGAAGTACTTCGCCTCGAGTTCGCTCGCGTGATCAGCGGCCACGCGTCGGTCTGCGGCTTCACCGTCCTTTGGTCCATCTGCATCAAGTGGCTAGCGCCGTGCGCCTTGGTGCCTTCGGTGATCTCTTTAGCGCTGCACCACTGCCAGCTTTTTCTCCGCGAGAGCATGCAGGACTCGCTCCACGCGGCCAGCTTCGGACTTGCTTGCGCCGTCTGGGCGATTGCcggtctcgccttcctctacTGTCTCTTCTGGCCGAAT GGCATTCGCGGCCTCCACAGGTTTCCAAGTCAACGCCTGCTGCCGCTTTCCAAGTTGCCCGACAATCTCGGCCCCGCGCTGGGGACGCCGACGTCGGGGTATCATCCCCGTTTGCTTTTTGCGGAGTTTTAcaaagatgcatgcagcccaACGGCGCGGCTGATGGCTTACATGTACTGTGCGAAGGCGGACAATTTGCTGACTTGCCTCCAGGAGCGTGCAGATCTGGACGGCGCGGGGTCGCCCTCAGCTCCTGGCGGCTCGCCGGAAgccctctcgcttctccactttctcttTGGGGCGCCCTCACGTCTCACGGAGAGAAGTTGCGCGGCGGCAGCAAAGCCTCGGCCTacgtcgcgcctctcctctctgtcccctcgcAGTATGGACGCCGGCACGCATCTGTCTCCCGCCGTCAAGCCGAAAAACAGTTTCCGTTCGGCgtgtccttccttctcgccgaaGGAGCGACTGGATCCGACCTCGCCGTGCTATTCGGCTGCCTCGACCGTTGCCCGATCCGTAacccgccgcttctcgcacATGCCGCTCTAcgccagaagaaaaggcggctTATCGTGCCAGCCGTCTCGGACGGCTGCGTgtgaaaaacagaggaaagcgccGCCTGCGGAACTGAGTTGA